The Patescibacteria group bacterium sequence AGTTTGCTAAACTTTATGAACAATATAAAAAAGGAAGTTATAAACTCAAAAATGACCCACGTATTACAAGAGTGGGAAGATTTATACGCAAGCACTCTCTTGATGAGGTGCCACAACTAATCAATGTTATAAAAGGTGATATGAGTCTTGTGGGACCTAGAGCATATTATCCTGATGAACTACGGGAACAGCAAAAGAAATATCCTGCTACCAAAGATGCAGTTAAAATAGTATTATCAGTTAAACCAGGAATTACTGGTTATTGGCAAGTCTCAGGGAGAAGTGAAATAAACTTTGATAAGAGGATTGAAATGGATGCTGATTATGTAAAGAAACGCTCTATACTTTATGATCTATATATTATTGCACGAACTCCTTGGGCTATGATCACTGGGAGAGGAGCATTGTAAATATCTGTTTTATTGACAAGACTTAACTTATTCTCGTATCATTTTTTTATGTCTGGATTTGAAAAGATTGATATCGGAAATATAAATCAAAAAATTAATGAACAAAATATAGGAAAATTTTCTATGACCAGAAAAAGATTAAAACTTCGAAAAATCTCAAGAAAAGACGCTGGCATTATCGTTGGTATACTTCTAATTATTAGTATTTTTACCGTTTTTGGTTTGATTTTACCAGCATCTCGTGTTCTTGCATCTGCACGTGTTGCTTATTACCAGGCACGTATAATGACTACTGCTTTCAAACAGCAGAATGTAGATCTTGCAGCCTCTGAACTTAATAAAACGAAAACAGCTCTAGCTAATACTCAAAAACATATGAGAAGTCTCTCTTATCTGCGGTTTGTTCCCGTTGTAAATATCTACTATAACGATGCTGATCATTTATTAAAAGCAGGTGAGGAAGGGCTTAAAACAGCAGAAATCGTAATTACATCATTACAACCTTATGCAGATGTTTTGGGTTTGAAAGGTCAGGGAAGCTTTGTAGGGGGATCAGCAGAAGAGCGAATAAAGACAGCTGTTTTGACGATGGGGAAGATTACACCCAAAATTGATGAGATCTCTGACAGTCTTCAAATAATCCGCAAAGAAATTGATGGGATAGATCCTAATCATTATCCCGAGATTATCTTTGGCAAAAAAATTAAATCAGAACTAACCAAAATGCGAAAACTGACGGATCAAGGAGTAGAGCTAGTAAATGAAGCTAGACCCTTAATCAAGGTTCTTCCATCGCTCCTTGGTGAATCAGAACCAAAAAAATATCTGGTTTTATTCCAAAATGACAAAGAGCTTAGACCAACAGGAGGATTTATAACTGCATATGCTATCTTTACTCTTGATAAAGGTATCATAAAACTAGAACGTCAAGATGATATTTATAATTTGGATAACTCTATTCCTAATAAACCTAAAGCTCCTCCTCCTATCCTAAAATATTTACCTAAAGTTACTACATTTAATCTAAGAGATAGTAATCTTTCTCCTGATTTTGTTGAGTCAATGAAGACTTTTGAGAAATTTTATAACCAAGCAAGCCAGAAAACAGATATTGATGGCATTATTGCGATAGACACTCATGTGCTTGTTTCCACGATCAAGATACTTGATGATCAAATTACTGTTAATGGACAAACATACACTACAAAACCTGATGACAGATGTGGAGGATGTCCTCAAGTTATTTATGAGCTTGAAGATAATATTTCTCGTCCTGTAAATTATGTCAGGACTGATCGTAAAGGACTTCTTGGAGATATGCTTGTTGCTCTAATGCAAAAATCTCTTTCTTCATCGCCTAAAATTTATTGGGGACCACTTTTTCAATCTATGCTAACACAAACGCATCAAAAACATATTCTTTTTTATCTTTATGATCAAGATGCGCAGTCAGGGATAGAAGCGTTAAAGGCTGCAGGAAAAATATTACCTTTTGAAGGTGATTATTTTCATTTAAATGAAGCCAATTTTGCAGGAGCAAAATCAAATTTATTTGTTGATCAGACCGTTGAGATGGAATATGAGATTCAGAAAGATGGCACAATTGTCAAAACTGTTACCATTAATTATAAAAATCCCCATCCTCCATCGGATTGTAATTTAGAGCGCGGTGGATTATGTCTTAATGCAGAACTTAGAGATTGGTTCCGTATCTATGTGCCAAAAGGAAGTCATCTTCGAAACAGTAAAGGTTCAGAAGTCAAGATCACAACATATGAGGAGTTGGGGAAAACTGTTTTTGAAGGATTTTTGACAGTTAGACCTCGAGGAGCGACAAAGCTTGTTGTCTCATATGAGTTGCCTTTTAAACTCGCTAAAGAATCTCCACTACCTCTTCTTATTCAAAAGCAACCTGGTACATACGGACCTTTGTATAAGATTAAAATTAATGGTAAATTGGTCGAAAAATTTGAACTTCTTACAGATCAAGAGATCAAATTGAAGATTTAGTGTTTTACTTATGAGCTTGACAAGGGTATATAACTCCTGTACAACTGCTAATATGCGCAACTTCAAAACAGAAGGAATTATCATCAAGCGGCGCAATGTCCACGAGGCTGATCGCATTCTTACAGTTCTCACAAAAGAATATGGAAAGCTGCAAATCAATGCCAGAGGAGTTCGCCGAATAACGAGTAAGAGAGCATCCCATATTGAACTTCTTAACTATACTCAATTTTCCCTCTATAAAGGTTCAAGTCTGCCTATTCTTGTTGAGGCTCAGATGATCGAAGGCTTTTCTAATATTAAAAATGATCTTAATAAGATAGGATTTGCTTATCATATCTGTGAACTTATTGATGGATTGTGCCCTGAGAATCAGGAACAACACCAAGTATTTGATCTTCTTAAACTCACTCTTGAAAGATTAGCAAAAGGTGAAGAGAATTCATTAATAATTATTCATGAATTTGAAATCGATCTTTTGTCTTTTCTAGGATATTGGCACAAAGGAAAAGATTCTTCTCTAATTGACACTCAACAATTTATTGAACACATTCTTGAACGTAAGCTCAAGAGTCATCAGATTTTTTCTCGTTTGTATAGATATTAAAAATGCTGGGTTATTTGCCAAAAGTGCTTTTGTAGTTTACACTCTAAAATATAATCCTTTCATTTCTACATAAAAATTGAGTAATATTTTATCTCTCGCATTGAAAACCTATTAATTTATTAAAATCTTATTTAATCAACAAATTGTCAGAAATTAAACATTGTTAAAATTTAGAGCGATTTAAGAAGAGTTTTCGACAATGAAATGATGTATAAGATATTCAGAGAGCATTATTATTGATGGTATTGAGGGATTTTAATATTCTTTTGATTAGTGGAAAAATTTTCAAAAGTTAGTGAATCTTTTGGACTATTGTATAACTAAATAAAATGCCAGAAATATATTCTTAGACCTATACACCCACTTTCACCTCTTTATTTTTTCTGCTATTATACGCTCATGGCTGAGAATAAAATGGAAAAACTAACTGCTCTTTTTAAACGACGCGGATTTGTATACCCAGGATCGGAGATTTATGGTGGATTAGCAAACACTTATGATTATGGTCCTGTTGGGACTGAGCTTCTCAGAAATATTAGAAATTTATGGTGGAAGGAGTTTGTAATAAGAAGAGATGATATTGTGGGTCTTGAGGCAAGTATTATTTCCCATCGAAAAGTATGGGAAGCATCAGGGCATACTGTCGGTTTTTCTGATGCATTTGTTGACTGTAAAAACTGTAAAGTACGCATCCGTGCTGATCAATTAATTGAGGATTATCTAGAAAAAAATGCAGATACACTTGAGAAGATAGATGTCACAGAACTTATTCTACCTGAAGGATTATCGTTCGAGGATGTAATCCGTTACATTCAACAGAAAAAAGTAGAAGGATTTTCAGAAGCCCAACTAGATTCGATTATCAAACTTCACGCTATTCCTTGTCCAAATTGTGGAGCGGTCAATTGGACACCAGTTCGAAGATTTAATCTTCTTTTTCCTATTAAACTGGGTATCGTTGAGGGTGAACAAAGTCTTGCATATCTTCGTGGGGAAACTGCTCAAGGGATGTTTATCAATTTTGAAAATATAGTTAACTCAACTCGAGTTAAGCTTCCCTTTGGTATTGCGCAACTGGGAAAATCTTTTAGAAATGAGATTACTCTTGGAAACTCAATTTTTAGGACAATTG is a genomic window containing:
- a CDS encoding multidrug MFS transporter, giving the protein MPYTEIKKSIFYEFFKRFTDIVFSLILLIFFTPINILVAIAIKLDSPGPILADTPERVGKNGKLFKMYKFRSMVQNAHLLLTEDPEFAKLYEQYKKGSYKLKNDPRITRVGRFIRKHSLDEVPQLINVIKGDMSLVGPRAYYPDELREQQKKYPATKDAVKIVLSVKPGITGYWQVSGRSEINFDKRIEMDADYVKKRSILYDLYIIARTPWAMITGRGAL